One part of the Microbacterium aurugineum genome encodes these proteins:
- a CDS encoding dipeptide/oligopeptide/nickel ABC transporter permease/ATP-binding protein — translation MTTTDIRVAFDRAAQKRRSSLFRRFLRHPGGYIPLAIFLLIVLVGVFAPLLAPMDPNFVDLAAAKAPPGPEHLLGGDSTGRDILSRLIYGTRTTLWGALITIVTALVIGVPSGVAAGYFGGAFDRIATWISDALQSIPGMIILLVVAAGSRNNFELLMATVGVFMVPGYFRIARSQTLAVRGEPYIDAARVSGLSDGRIIFRHVIKAVYPPVIIQTALTAGIAMGMQAGLQFLGIGDSNVPSWGAMMLEGFRLMLTYPLMLLWPSAALGLTIAVLAIMGSTLAELVQVRTPRVSRQSGTAAGTAAGTGAGTAAGTTAGTATPLAPATGSAQHTAEESALRVENLRVVHATPTGETEVVHGVTLDVAPGEVVGIVGESGSGKSQTVFSVLDLLPSSGRATADAIWVGGADVTRATPKQRHALLGREIGYVPQEPMSNLDPSYTIGHQLIEPLRRTHGLRKAEARERARAMLLRVGLTDPDRVMRSYPHQVSGGMAQRVLIAGAIAGKPSLLVADEPTTALDVTVQAEVLELLRELQAEYGMALLIVTHNFGVVADICDRVIVMRGGDVVETGPVDSLFASPAEEYTRELIAASLDDAEGRAELDRTGTEVTA, via the coding sequence ATGACCACCACAGACATCCGGGTCGCCTTCGACCGAGCGGCGCAGAAGCGACGCTCGAGCCTCTTCCGCCGCTTTCTCCGTCACCCCGGCGGATACATCCCGCTGGCGATCTTCCTGCTCATCGTGCTCGTCGGGGTCTTCGCACCCCTGCTCGCGCCGATGGACCCGAACTTCGTCGACCTCGCCGCGGCCAAGGCGCCTCCCGGGCCCGAGCACCTCCTGGGCGGCGACTCGACCGGCCGGGACATCCTGAGCCGACTCATCTACGGCACGCGCACGACCCTGTGGGGCGCGCTCATCACGATCGTCACCGCGCTCGTGATCGGTGTGCCGTCCGGCGTCGCAGCCGGTTACTTCGGCGGCGCGTTCGACCGCATCGCCACCTGGATCAGCGATGCTCTCCAGTCGATCCCCGGAATGATCATCCTGCTCGTGGTCGCCGCGGGCAGCCGCAACAACTTCGAACTGCTCATGGCCACCGTCGGTGTGTTCATGGTTCCCGGCTACTTCCGCATCGCGCGCTCTCAGACCCTGGCCGTGCGCGGCGAGCCCTACATCGACGCCGCTCGCGTGTCGGGCTTGTCCGACGGACGCATCATCTTCCGCCACGTCATCAAGGCCGTGTATCCGCCGGTCATCATCCAGACCGCCCTCACTGCCGGCATCGCGATGGGCATGCAGGCCGGTCTCCAGTTCCTCGGCATCGGCGACTCCAACGTGCCCAGCTGGGGCGCGATGATGCTCGAGGGCTTCCGCCTTATGCTCACGTACCCGCTCATGCTGCTGTGGCCCTCGGCCGCTCTCGGACTCACGATCGCGGTGCTCGCGATCATGGGATCCACGCTCGCCGAGCTGGTGCAGGTGCGCACGCCGCGCGTCTCCCGCCAGTCCGGCACGGCCGCCGGCACCGCTGCCGGTACCGGTGCAGGCACGGCTGCCGGTACCACCGCCGGGACCGCGACGCCGCTCGCCCCCGCGACCGGAAGCGCGCAGCACACCGCAGAGGAGTCCGCGCTGCGCGTCGAGAACCTGCGGGTCGTGCACGCCACCCCGACCGGCGAGACCGAGGTCGTGCACGGCGTCACCCTCGACGTGGCACCAGGTGAGGTCGTCGGCATCGTGGGCGAGTCGGGTTCCGGCAAGTCGCAGACCGTGTTCTCGGTGCTCGACCTGCTGCCGTCCAGCGGGCGCGCGACCGCCGACGCCATCTGGGTGGGCGGGGCCGACGTGACGAGAGCGACGCCGAAGCAGCGACACGCTCTGCTCGGACGTGAGATCGGCTACGTGCCCCAGGAACCGATGAGCAACCTCGACCCGTCGTACACGATCGGCCACCAGCTCATCGAGCCGCTGCGCCGCACCCACGGGCTCCGCAAGGCGGAGGCCAGGGAGCGGGCGCGTGCGATGCTCCTGCGCGTCGGCCTCACTGACCCCGACCGTGTCATGCGCAGCTACCCCCACCAGGTCTCGGGCGGTATGGCGCAGCGCGTGCTCATCGCCGGCGCGATCGCGGGCAAGCCGTCTCTGCTCGTGGCCGACGAGCCGACCACGGCGCTCGACGTGACGGTGCAGGCCGAGGTGCTCGAACTCCTGCGAGAGCTGCAGGCCGAGTACGGCATGGCCCTGCTGATCGTGACCCACAACTTCGGCGTCGTGGCCGACATCTGCGACCGGGTGATCGTGATGCGCGGCGGTGACGTCGTCGAGACAGGACCGGTCGACTCGCTGTTCGCGTCACCCGCCGAGGAATACACACGCGAACTGATCGCCGCGTCCCTGGACGATGCGGAGGGCCGCGCCGAACTCGACCGTACCGGAACGGAGGTGACCGCATGA
- a CDS encoding alpha/beta fold hydrolase — MTSSLFHERHQGTGRPVVFLHGLASRGAQDWPDHEWAGVVGDRPRLVVDLPAHGESPALGTAPTTAVLDALASAVGSDEIDLVGYSLGARLAWDLAAHPRVSVHRLVLGGLSAGEPFAQVDFAAARAAVDGGAMPTDPLTGMIVHMASSSGNRPHDLIDLIEGLAAEPFVPRAEGIAVPVLLLGGTDDPMAAGIDDLARLLPSARVQRVPGNHLSALHTAEFRAAVRDFLAD, encoded by the coding sequence ATGACCTCATCCCTGTTCCACGAGCGCCACCAGGGCACCGGGCGTCCTGTCGTGTTCCTGCACGGCCTCGCGTCGCGCGGAGCGCAGGATTGGCCGGATCACGAGTGGGCCGGCGTCGTCGGCGACCGTCCCCGCCTGGTGGTCGACCTCCCGGCGCACGGTGAGAGCCCGGCACTCGGCACGGCGCCCACGACCGCAGTGCTGGACGCACTCGCCTCGGCCGTCGGCAGCGACGAGATCGACCTGGTCGGATACTCACTCGGGGCTCGCCTCGCGTGGGATCTGGCGGCGCATCCGCGCGTCTCCGTGCACCGCCTGGTGCTCGGCGGTCTCAGCGCGGGGGAGCCGTTCGCGCAGGTCGACTTCGCGGCCGCGCGCGCCGCGGTCGACGGTGGCGCCATGCCGACGGATCCCCTCACGGGCATGATCGTGCACATGGCGTCGTCGTCCGGCAACCGTCCGCACGATCTGATCGACCTGATCGAGGGCCTCGCCGCAGAGCCGTTCGTGCCACGGGCCGAGGGAATCGCCGTGCCCGTGCTGCTGCTGGGCGGCACCGACGATCCGATGGCGGCCGGGATCGACGACCTCGCGCGGCTGCTCCCGAGCGCCCGCGTGCAACGTGTCCCCGGCAATCACCTCTCCGCCCTGCACACGGCGGAGTTCCGTGCCGCCGTGCGGGACTTCCTGGCCGACTGA
- a CDS encoding SDR family NAD(P)-dependent oxidoreductase, whose translation MTVSPRRILVTGGASGLGRGIAIAFRDRGDEVFIGDVNAEAATAIAAEIGATALTLDIGDESSVRAAAERLTADGGIDVLVNNAGIVAGGGTLQDVPVDVVDAALRVNVRGTFLMLRVFGALLADAGRGAIVNISSIGARQPTPGLGHYEATKAAVDAFTRTAAIELAASGVRVNAVAPGPVLTPLTADFASNPQARAAWESRIPLGSIAEVDQITPLVLFLASDAASHITGVSVPVDGGQLLV comes from the coding sequence ATGACCGTATCCCCCCGCCGCATCCTGGTCACCGGCGGCGCGTCCGGCCTCGGCCGTGGCATCGCCATCGCGTTCCGCGACCGCGGAGACGAGGTCTTCATCGGCGATGTGAACGCGGAAGCCGCCACGGCGATCGCCGCCGAGATCGGCGCCACGGCGCTCACCCTCGACATCGGCGACGAGTCCTCCGTGCGCGCCGCAGCCGAACGGCTCACTGCCGACGGCGGCATCGATGTCCTGGTCAACAACGCGGGTATCGTCGCCGGCGGCGGCACCCTGCAGGACGTCCCGGTCGACGTCGTCGACGCGGCCCTGCGGGTCAACGTGCGCGGAACCTTCCTCATGCTCCGCGTCTTCGGCGCGCTGCTCGCCGACGCAGGACGCGGCGCGATCGTCAACATCTCGTCCATCGGCGCACGGCAGCCCACCCCCGGACTGGGGCACTACGAGGCGACGAAGGCCGCGGTCGACGCTTTCACCCGCACCGCGGCGATCGAGCTCGCTGCCTCGGGCGTCCGGGTCAACGCGGTCGCCCCCGGTCCCGTGCTCACGCCTCTCACCGCGGACTTCGCCTCGAACCCGCAAGCCCGTGCGGCGTGGGAGTCCCGCATCCCGCTCGGCTCCATCGCCGAGGTCGACCAGATCACCCCGCTCGTGCTGTTCCTCGCGAGCGACGCCGCCAGCCACATCACCGGAGTCTCCGTCCCCGTCGACGGCGGACAGCTCCTGGTCTGA
- a CDS encoding TetR/AcrR family transcriptional regulator — translation MPKIIDHDQRRRDIVEVAKSIILKGGFEAATMRSIAAEAGFANGALKHYFPGKESIVAATFETILQQMSEGVQAAGEEPTSADAALRGFLQATIPRDQEQIAAGRVLLALWEYAMANESLAELYRGHLASWRASLIERMEAARDEGSIRDQDYGPLANEYISAAVGATVINLMYPDGERIADYETYIDQFLARLR, via the coding sequence ATGCCGAAGATCATCGATCACGACCAGCGTCGACGGGACATCGTCGAGGTCGCCAAGAGCATCATCTTGAAGGGTGGCTTCGAGGCCGCGACCATGCGCAGCATCGCGGCGGAGGCCGGCTTCGCGAACGGTGCGCTGAAGCACTACTTCCCGGGCAAGGAGAGCATCGTCGCGGCGACGTTCGAGACGATACTCCAGCAGATGTCCGAGGGCGTGCAGGCCGCCGGCGAGGAGCCGACGTCCGCGGATGCCGCGCTGCGGGGGTTCCTGCAGGCGACGATCCCTCGCGATCAGGAGCAGATCGCCGCGGGGCGGGTGCTGCTCGCGCTGTGGGAGTACGCCATGGCGAACGAGTCGCTGGCCGAGCTGTATCGCGGACACCTGGCGTCCTGGCGTGCTTCTCTCATCGAGCGGATGGAGGCCGCGCGGGACGAGGGGTCGATCCGCGATCAGGACTACGGTCCGCTCGCGAACGAGTACATCTCGGCGGCGGTCGGTGCGACCGTCATCAACCTCATGTACCCCGACGGCGAGCGGATCGCCGACTACGAGACCTACATCGACCAGTTCCTGGCACGCCTGCGCTGA
- a CDS encoding HNH endonuclease signature motif containing protein produces MSKLAVLHEAMSRLDAAWADADDSGELSREQLIAVSASLGVLQRRLDAVHVEVAACISRESRPELGAESLAKQQGFRNPATLIAATVGVSRGDATRLVKVGEAVAPRADLLGAPLPARYPVVREALGAGTLSAQSAAVIISLLDRCRVAVGLTRVAEAERVLVEKAFGLALDDVRKLVVRAEAWLDPDGVEPRLEEQRSRRSLTIHEREGMVHLNAVLDAETAAPVMTAIRGYVTAAFAARKDAAAPDAPDADRRTVPMLHADALAVFAAHVLGCEARVPLAGATIVVRMSLDDLEAGTGSAEIDGVEQPISIGAARRMAAGGGVIPCVLGAASEVLDWGREKRLFTRSQRLALVERDGGCAMCGLPPEMTKAHHIRWWSRDRGPTDLSNGVLLCETCHHRVHDNGWDIRIDGGGPVGRVWFIPPASVDPARSPRLGGRARFDIAA; encoded by the coding sequence ATGTCGAAGTTGGCCGTGTTGCATGAGGCGATGTCCCGTCTCGACGCGGCGTGGGCTGATGCCGACGACTCGGGTGAGTTGTCGCGGGAGCAGCTCATCGCGGTCAGCGCGTCGCTCGGGGTGCTCCAGCGCCGGCTGGATGCCGTGCACGTCGAGGTGGCCGCGTGCATCTCTCGCGAGTCCCGCCCCGAACTCGGTGCCGAGAGTCTCGCGAAGCAGCAGGGGTTCCGCAATCCGGCGACGTTGATCGCGGCGACTGTGGGTGTGTCACGCGGTGATGCGACCCGGCTCGTGAAGGTGGGAGAGGCCGTTGCCCCGCGTGCAGACCTCCTGGGGGCGCCGCTGCCGGCGAGATACCCGGTCGTGCGGGAGGCGCTCGGCGCGGGAACGCTGAGCGCTCAGTCGGCGGCGGTGATCATTTCATTGCTCGATCGATGTCGCGTCGCAGTGGGCCTGACGCGCGTCGCCGAGGCAGAGCGTGTGCTGGTGGAGAAAGCGTTCGGACTCGCGCTGGACGATGTGCGGAAGCTGGTGGTGCGAGCGGAGGCGTGGCTGGACCCGGATGGGGTGGAGCCGCGACTCGAGGAGCAGCGGTCCCGTCGATCCCTCACCATCCACGAGCGTGAGGGGATGGTGCATCTGAACGCGGTCCTCGATGCCGAGACGGCTGCCCCTGTCATGACCGCGATCCGCGGCTACGTGACGGCCGCGTTCGCCGCCCGGAAGGATGCCGCCGCTCCCGACGCGCCCGACGCCGACCGTCGCACCGTGCCGATGCTGCACGCTGATGCGCTCGCCGTGTTCGCCGCCCACGTGCTCGGCTGCGAAGCGAGAGTGCCGCTGGCAGGAGCGACGATCGTGGTGAGAATGAGCCTCGATGATCTCGAAGCCGGCACCGGTTCCGCGGAGATCGACGGGGTCGAGCAGCCGATCAGCATCGGAGCCGCGCGACGGATGGCTGCTGGTGGGGGTGTGATTCCGTGTGTGCTCGGCGCCGCGAGTGAAGTGCTCGACTGGGGGCGCGAGAAGCGCTTGTTCACGCGATCGCAACGGTTGGCGCTGGTGGAGCGCGATGGGGGCTGCGCGATGTGCGGGTTGCCGCCGGAGATGACGAAGGCGCATCACATCCGGTGGTGGAGTCGTGACCGCGGGCCGACGGATCTGTCGAACGGCGTGCTGCTGTGCGAGACCTGCCACCACCGAGTGCATGACAACGGGTGGGACATCCGTATCGATGGGGGCGGTCCGGTGGGGCGGGTGTGGTTCATCCCTCCCGCCTCGGTCGACCCTGCGCGCAGCCCGCGCCTCGGCGGTCGAGCGCGCTTCGACATCGCCGCCTGA
- a CDS encoding ABC transporter substrate-binding protein: MKRMPLALAAAVAVTLALTSCSGGASPSPSEGSGVDSPAALNIGNFLDVTSWDPSLADIGFDGPYLSAVYDALIALDADGEPIPSLATEWTVADDDLSIDLDIRTDAVFSDGTPVDVDAVITSLEYLKAGARSSEAYVNVASFEKVDDDTVRIALTQRDDTILYFMGLGRSYVASPAAIEAGTLGSEPIGSGPYVLDSTTSVAGAEYHFTKTADHWDADAYPFSELAIFPITDATARHNAMLSGQINVQYGDVANLEQAKQQGWNTAERVSGWAGLVITDHTGVKSEPLGKLEVRQALNYAFDGAAVLAAVGSGAGVATNQVFPDGGPINDPSLNDTYAYNMDKAKQLLADAGYPDGFEISMPMSPIFEMWKPSAEQALNELGVKVTWDNMQMPDYQLNAPNYPMFISFLAMDGNDVATVARQVTSAQWFNPAPDYAENEVIAPLVEKVQTERGDAQTDAVKELNKALVDQAWWSVWYQANNIYYTAPGIQLQPVVGMMFPTLRYITQG, from the coding sequence ATGAAACGAATGCCCCTCGCGCTCGCCGCGGCTGTCGCCGTGACGCTCGCCCTCACCAGCTGCAGTGGCGGCGCGTCGCCCTCGCCGTCCGAGGGCAGCGGGGTCGACAGCCCCGCTGCCCTCAACATCGGGAACTTCCTCGACGTCACGTCGTGGGATCCCTCGCTCGCCGACATCGGCTTCGACGGCCCGTATCTCTCCGCCGTCTACGACGCTCTGATCGCCCTCGACGCCGACGGCGAACCGATCCCCTCACTCGCCACCGAGTGGACCGTCGCCGACGACGACCTCAGCATCGACCTCGACATCCGCACCGACGCCGTGTTCAGCGACGGCACCCCGGTCGATGTCGACGCCGTGATCACGAGCCTCGAGTACCTCAAGGCGGGTGCGCGCTCGAGTGAGGCCTACGTCAACGTCGCCTCCTTCGAGAAGGTCGACGACGACACCGTCCGCATCGCCCTCACGCAGCGCGACGACACGATCCTCTACTTCATGGGTCTCGGACGCAGCTACGTCGCCTCCCCGGCCGCCATCGAAGCGGGCACGCTGGGCAGCGAGCCCATCGGCTCCGGCCCCTACGTCCTCGACAGCACGACGAGCGTCGCCGGTGCCGAGTACCACTTCACCAAGACCGCCGACCACTGGGACGCCGACGCGTATCCCTTCTCCGAGCTCGCGATCTTCCCGATCACCGATGCCACCGCCCGTCACAACGCCATGCTCAGCGGCCAGATCAACGTGCAGTACGGCGACGTCGCCAACCTCGAGCAGGCGAAGCAGCAGGGGTGGAACACCGCCGAACGCGTGTCCGGATGGGCGGGCCTCGTCATCACCGACCACACAGGCGTGAAGAGCGAGCCGCTCGGCAAGCTCGAGGTGCGGCAGGCGCTGAACTACGCCTTCGACGGAGCGGCGGTCCTCGCCGCGGTCGGCAGCGGAGCGGGCGTCGCCACCAACCAGGTGTTCCCCGACGGCGGCCCCATCAACGATCCGTCGCTCAACGACACCTACGCCTACAACATGGACAAGGCCAAGCAATTGCTGGCGGACGCCGGCTACCCCGACGGCTTCGAGATCTCGATGCCGATGTCGCCCATCTTCGAGATGTGGAAGCCCTCGGCCGAGCAGGCGCTCAACGAGCTCGGCGTGAAGGTCACGTGGGACAACATGCAGATGCCCGACTACCAGTTGAACGCGCCGAACTACCCGATGTTCATCTCGTTCCTCGCGATGGACGGCAATGATGTCGCCACCGTCGCCCGCCAGGTGACCAGCGCGCAGTGGTTCAACCCCGCGCCTGACTATGCGGAGAACGAGGTCATCGCTCCTCTCGTCGAGAAGGTGCAGACCGAGCGCGGCGACGCGCAGACCGACGCCGTCAAGGAGCTCAACAAGGCTCTCGTCGACCAGGCGTGGTGGTCGGTCTGGTACCAGGCGAACAACATCTACTACACGGCGCCCGGCATCCAGCTGCAGCCCGTCGTGGGCATGATGTTCCCGACGCTCCGCTACATCACCCAGGGCTGA
- a CDS encoding ABC transporter permease — protein sequence MFLFTAKRVLSGILLLVAVSIGTFFLAHLAISDPTASLLGTTASPAQQAALAEKIGLDRPLLVQFWDWLSHAVLLDFGVSWRNFQPVSAQLAIKVPVTLSVVTFATLITAVVGVTFGMITGLRPGTWFDRVIKGISVVLFALPGFWVSLVLVMWLAVQLKWFPAVGYVPPTQSVDGWLRSITLPAISLALGGIVAVAEQLRNAVIAQSRQDWVRTLRSRGLSATRVNLHILRNASPAALTVIALMFVGLLSGAIVVEQIFSLPGLGQLTNQSSQNGDIPMLLGITVISIVFVVLINLLLDLVLGWINPKVRVA from the coding sequence ATGTTCCTGTTCACGGCGAAGCGGGTGCTGTCCGGCATCCTCCTGCTCGTCGCGGTCTCGATCGGCACCTTCTTCCTGGCCCATCTCGCCATCAGCGACCCGACGGCCTCGCTTCTGGGCACCACGGCGAGTCCGGCTCAGCAGGCGGCGCTCGCCGAGAAGATCGGCCTCGACCGTCCGCTCCTCGTGCAGTTCTGGGACTGGCTCTCGCACGCGGTTCTGCTCGACTTCGGCGTCTCCTGGCGCAACTTCCAGCCCGTCAGCGCACAGCTCGCGATCAAGGTCCCCGTCACCCTGTCGGTGGTGACGTTCGCGACGCTGATCACCGCGGTCGTCGGCGTCACGTTCGGGATGATCACCGGACTCCGCCCCGGCACCTGGTTCGACCGCGTGATCAAGGGCATCTCGGTCGTGCTCTTCGCTCTCCCCGGCTTCTGGGTGAGCCTCGTGCTCGTGATGTGGCTCGCGGTGCAGCTGAAGTGGTTCCCGGCCGTCGGCTACGTGCCGCCGACGCAATCCGTGGACGGATGGCTGCGCTCCATCACCCTCCCGGCGATCTCGCTCGCCCTCGGCGGCATCGTTGCCGTCGCCGAGCAGCTGCGCAACGCCGTGATCGCGCAGAGCCGCCAGGACTGGGTGCGCACGCTTCGCAGCCGGGGTCTCTCCGCCACCCGGGTCAACCTGCACATCCTCCGCAACGCCTCGCCCGCCGCCCTCACCGTCATCGCCCTGATGTTCGTGGGGCTGCTGTCCGGCGCGATCGTGGTCGAGCAGATCTTCAGCCTCCCCGGTCTCGGACAGCTCACCAACCAGTCCTCGCAGAACGGCGACATCCCGATGCTCCTCGGCATCACGGTCATCTCGATCGTCTTCGTCGTCCTCATCAACCTCCTGCTCGACCTCGTGCTCGGCTGGATCAACCCGAAGGTGCGCGTCGCATGA
- a CDS encoding methyltransferase family protein codes for MTDTPTADAARILDIATGYMASKQLFHASRIGLFRAVDGGADTVAAIAETCGVSERIARLLADAMAAKGLLVRTDGRYAVAPDAAAYLTGADAAIDLAPFLTFLDEISYPHWLQFAHTVDTTEPGDLQMDDARWATFMAGVMTYNRLHAQEFGRHLDLSGATHALDFGGLSADFALSVMARNPELRTTFLYAPGFEDGIAEAVDAAGVADRAVVGVADTATAAPEGAYDAIFANHVIHRFGAEENARIFRNLRAAAAPGATLTVLDFFLDDDPAQRGIDALHAGEYLVIDGTVVYPEAQVRGWLSDAGWEVREKVALPGSPRVLVATAV; via the coding sequence ATGACCGACACGCCCACCGCGGATGCGGCACGGATCCTCGACATCGCCACGGGGTACATGGCGTCCAAGCAGCTCTTCCACGCCAGCCGCATCGGCCTCTTCCGTGCCGTCGACGGCGGAGCGGACACGGTGGCGGCGATCGCCGAGACGTGCGGGGTGAGCGAGCGCATCGCCCGTCTGCTCGCCGATGCGATGGCGGCCAAGGGCCTCCTGGTGCGTACGGACGGGCGGTACGCCGTCGCCCCGGACGCCGCCGCGTATCTGACCGGTGCCGATGCCGCGATCGACCTCGCGCCCTTCCTGACGTTCCTCGATGAGATCAGCTACCCGCACTGGCTCCAGTTCGCGCACACGGTCGACACCACCGAGCCCGGCGATCTGCAGATGGACGACGCCCGCTGGGCGACGTTCATGGCGGGGGTGATGACGTACAACCGCCTGCACGCGCAGGAGTTCGGCCGTCACCTCGACCTCTCCGGTGCCACCCACGCGCTCGACTTCGGCGGCCTCTCGGCCGACTTCGCGCTGTCGGTGATGGCGCGCAATCCCGAGCTGCGGACGACGTTCCTGTACGCACCCGGCTTCGAAGACGGGATCGCCGAGGCGGTCGACGCGGCCGGGGTCGCCGATCGTGCCGTGGTGGGGGTCGCCGACACCGCGACCGCCGCGCCGGAGGGCGCCTACGACGCGATCTTCGCGAACCACGTCATCCACCGCTTCGGCGCCGAGGAGAACGCCCGGATCTTCCGCAATCTGCGAGCGGCGGCGGCGCCGGGGGCGACTCTGACCGTGCTCGACTTCTTCCTCGACGACGATCCGGCGCAGCGCGGGATCGACGCCCTGCATGCGGGGGAGTACCTCGTGATCGACGGGACCGTCGTGTATCCGGAGGCCCAGGTGCGTGGCTGGCTGAGCGATGCCGGCTGGGAAGTGCGCGAGAAGGTCGCTCTGCCGGGGAGTCCCCGGGTGCTCGTGGCGACCGCGGTGTGA
- a CDS encoding ATP-binding cassette domain-containing protein, translating to MSALLEVDDLVVEYGRGRHAFRALHGVSLDIAPGECLGLVGESGSGKSTLGKAILGLAPVTGGSIRFDGREISRLGGRARRALADDVQVVFQDPYGSLNPAMTIGDILAEPLLTTGIGTRAAEAKVREMLDRVRLPESAMDRYPSEFSGGQRQRIAIARALVRGPRLIVCDEPVSALDLTTQATILDLFIELQRDTGVAYLFVSHDLGVVRRVCHRVAVMYRGELVEVGEGEQVTRAPQHPYSERLRLASPVADPVAQRQRRAQWLALREVRDAAVR from the coding sequence ATGAGCGCCCTGCTCGAAGTCGACGACCTGGTCGTGGAGTACGGCCGTGGCCGACACGCCTTCCGCGCGCTGCACGGCGTCTCCCTCGACATCGCGCCGGGCGAGTGCCTGGGCCTCGTCGGAGAATCCGGCTCGGGGAAGTCGACGCTCGGCAAGGCGATCCTCGGCCTCGCACCCGTCACGGGCGGGAGCATCCGCTTCGACGGCAGGGAGATCAGCAGGCTCGGCGGCCGTGCCCGGCGTGCGCTCGCCGATGACGTACAGGTCGTCTTCCAAGACCCGTACGGATCGCTCAACCCCGCGATGACGATCGGCGACATCCTCGCCGAACCGCTGCTCACCACCGGTATCGGCACGAGAGCCGCCGAGGCGAAGGTGCGCGAGATGCTCGACCGCGTGCGCTTGCCGGAGTCGGCCATGGATCGCTATCCCAGCGAGTTCTCCGGCGGCCAGCGTCAGCGCATCGCGATCGCCCGAGCCCTCGTCCGCGGCCCGCGCCTCATCGTGTGCGACGAGCCCGTCAGCGCCCTCGACCTCACCACGCAGGCGACGATCCTCGATCTGTTCATCGAGCTGCAGCGCGACACCGGCGTGGCCTACCTCTTCGTCTCTCATGACCTCGGAGTCGTGCGCCGCGTCTGTCACCGCGTGGCGGTCATGTACCGCGGAGAGCTCGTCGAGGTCGGCGAGGGGGAGCAGGTCACCCGTGCCCCGCAGCATCCGTACTCCGAGCGGCTGCGCCTCGCCTCGCCCGTCGCCGACCCGGTCGCGCAGCGTCAGCGACGTGCCCAGTGGCTCGCTCTGCGGGAGGTGCGCGATGCGGCGGTACGGTAG
- a CDS encoding aldo/keto reductase, with protein MPETTYPWKPLDSRSAPVPPLALGSWNTWDRMAPDDAVALIRRAVELDAGFFDVAYYNMGPHSENSKTDILFGQALRASGVDRDDIVLCGKLWLWDWPNQGFRAQLVESLERAGLDRFDTLVVGDYLDAPDLPHLVADVNELIAEGLVGSWGINNWRIEHTREALAVAAAQGMAGPAFAQLKYGIARRSMAEGDAYGPLFAEGALALQASDVFEGGILATGRMPERKIGADVGGIREQIAAVYPEVARVAGEFGVTPAALGVAFCLSNPATANVLFGASRLAQLEENHAALTLARDHGAEVRGALADCWVDREVRADGAW; from the coding sequence ATGCCCGAAACGACATATCCCTGGAAGCCGCTGGATTCCCGGAGCGCCCCGGTGCCCCCGCTGGCGCTCGGATCCTGGAACACCTGGGATCGGATGGCGCCCGACGACGCGGTGGCGCTGATCCGCCGGGCGGTCGAGCTGGACGCCGGCTTCTTCGACGTCGCGTACTACAACATGGGTCCGCACTCCGAGAACTCGAAGACCGACATCCTCTTCGGGCAGGCGCTGAGAGCGAGCGGCGTCGACCGCGATGACATCGTGCTGTGCGGCAAGCTCTGGCTGTGGGACTGGCCGAACCAGGGCTTCCGCGCGCAACTTGTCGAGTCCCTGGAGCGAGCGGGCCTCGACCGGTTCGACACCCTCGTCGTGGGCGACTACCTCGACGCTCCGGACCTACCGCACCTCGTCGCCGACGTGAACGAGCTGATCGCCGAGGGGCTCGTGGGTTCCTGGGGCATCAACAACTGGCGGATCGAGCACACGCGGGAGGCGCTCGCCGTCGCCGCGGCGCAGGGCATGGCTGGCCCGGCGTTCGCGCAGTTGAAGTACGGGATCGCTCGGCGATCGATGGCGGAGGGGGACGCCTATGGTCCGCTGTTCGCCGAGGGGGCTCTCGCGCTCCAGGCGTCGGACGTGTTCGAGGGCGGAATCCTCGCCACCGGACGCATGCCAGAGCGGAAGATCGGTGCCGACGTGGGAGGCATCCGGGAGCAGATCGCCGCCGTGTACCCCGAGGTCGCGCGGGTCGCGGGAGAGTTCGGGGTCACGCCGGCCGCGCTCGGCGTCGCCTTCTGCCTGTCGAACCCCGCCACCGCGAACGTGCTGTTCGGTGCCTCGCGTCTCGCGCAACTCGAGGAGAACCATGCGGCGCTCACCCTCGCGCGAGACCACGGAGCCGAGGTGCGGGGCGCGCTCGCCGACTGCTGGGTCGACCGGGAGGTGCGCGCCGACGGGGCGTGGTGA